The Claveliimonas bilis genome window below encodes:
- a CDS encoding NUDIX domain-containing protein, which produces MSEEIKRIKRELVHKGAVIDIYEDTMEFPDGHTAKWDYIHHDGAAAVIPALPDGRILMVRQYRNALERETIEIPAGKLDNPKEPGIECASRELEEETGYRCEHLEPLLTLHTTVAFCNERIEVFAARNLIPSRQHLDEDEFIDVEAYTMEELKEKIFSGELQDSKTVAAILAYEVKYCQDRMEKRKTGK; this is translated from the coding sequence ATGAGTGAAGAGATCAAAAGAATAAAAAGAGAATTGGTGCATAAAGGCGCAGTGATTGATATATACGAAGATACTATGGAATTTCCGGACGGACATACGGCCAAATGGGACTATATCCATCATGACGGAGCAGCCGCTGTTATTCCGGCGCTGCCGGATGGAAGGATCCTGATGGTGAGACAATACCGCAATGCTCTGGAGAGGGAAACGATAGAAATACCGGCCGGAAAGCTGGATAATCCGAAAGAACCGGGCATTGAATGCGCATCCAGGGAATTGGAAGAAGAGACGGGATACCGGTGCGAACATCTGGAACCGCTTTTGACACTGCACACAACAGTAGCGTTCTGTAACGAGAGGATTGAGGTGTTTGCGGCCCGTAATCTGATCCCTTCCAGACAGCATCTTGATGAGGATGAATTTATTGATGTGGAAGCGTATACAATGGAAGAACTGAAGGAGAAGATTTTTTCCGGTGAGCTTCAGGACTCCAAAACAGTAGCGGCAATTCTGGCTTATGAAGTAAAATACTGTCAGGACCGGATGGAGAAGAGGAAGACAGGAAAATAA
- a CDS encoding methylglyoxal synthase codes for MLSEDYVTLEIEKAKHIALVAHDGKKQELVEWCDRNKDILKSHFLCGTGTTARLIAERTGLPVKGYCSGPLGGDQQIGAKIVEGQIDFMIFLWDPLEAQPHDPDVKALLRIAVVYDIPIANNLATADFMLHSKYMNEPYSRKIENFNKTIQDRVEKMK; via the coding sequence ATGTTGTCAGAAGATTATGTTACACTGGAAATTGAAAAGGCAAAGCATATTGCCCTTGTCGCCCATGACGGTAAAAAGCAGGAGCTGGTAGAATGGTGCGACAGGAACAAGGATATTTTGAAGAGTCATTTTCTGTGCGGGACAGGTACAACAGCCCGTCTGATCGCAGAGCGCACCGGGCTTCCTGTGAAAGGATACTGCAGCGGTCCTCTGGGAGGAGATCAGCAGATTGGTGCCAAGATCGTGGAAGGACAGATTGATTTTATGATCTTTTTGTGGGATCCGCTGGAAGCACAGCCTCATGATCCGGATGTAAAAGCATTGCTGCGGATTGCAGTTGTCTATGATATTCCGATTGCAAATAACCTTGCCACTGCAGACTTTATGCTTCATTCTAAATATATGAATGAACCATACAGCAGAAAGATCGAGAATTTCAACAAGACGATCCAGGATCGGGTAGAGAAAATGAAATAG
- a CDS encoding tyrosine-type recombinase/integrase has protein sequence MEKIVLEYVEYLKATKGISVNTEMAYRRDLMKLVRYLAGQDIYKADEVTSTNLTSYMLFMEKQQLTNTTISRNVASIKGFFHYLLKKKYITEDVSDCLTSPKVERREPKSATKEDVEKVLSVPSGKTPKLLRDKAMIELLYSTGIMVEELVALRIQDINMEMGYLQCSLSGNENAYPIDKQALKALRTYLKSGREPLLKGRDSDVLFPNISGKKMSRQGFWKILKGYAAKAGIKGTITPSMLRHS, from the coding sequence ATGGAGAAAATAGTTTTAGAGTATGTTGAGTATTTAAAAGCGACAAAGGGAATATCTGTCAATACGGAGATGGCGTATCGCCGCGATTTGATGAAACTTGTGCGCTATTTGGCAGGACAGGATATCTATAAAGCGGATGAAGTTACTTCCACAAATTTGACTTCATATATGCTTTTTATGGAAAAACAGCAGCTGACGAATACAACGATATCAAGAAATGTCGCTTCAATAAAGGGATTCTTTCATTATCTGCTGAAAAAGAAATATATTACGGAAGATGTATCAGATTGTCTGACAAGTCCGAAGGTAGAAAGAAGGGAACCAAAGAGTGCGACAAAGGAAGATGTGGAGAAGGTTCTTTCCGTACCTTCCGGCAAGACTCCGAAGCTTCTTCGAGACAAGGCAATGATAGAACTTTTGTATTCTACCGGAATTATGGTGGAAGAACTTGTAGCTCTGAGGATTCAGGATATCAACATGGAAATGGGATATCTGCAGTGCAGCCTTAGCGGAAATGAAAATGCATATCCGATTGATAAACAGGCATTGAAAGCTTTGCGTACTTATTTAAAAAGTGGAAGAGAGCCACTTTTGAAAGGCCGTGATTCCGACGTCCTCTTTCCAAATATCAGCGGAAAGAAAATGAGCCGGCAGGGCTTTTGGAAGATACTGAAAGGGTATGCGGCAAAAGCCGGAATCAAAGGGACTATCACTCCAAGTATGCTTCGGCATTCCTAA
- the recA gene encoding recombinase RecA, with protein MANEEKIKALDAAIAKLEKDFGKGTVMKLGDPKAQVAVETIPTGSLSLDLALGVGGVPRGRVVEIYGPESSGKTTVALHMIAEVQKRGGIAGFIDAEHALDPVYAKNIGVDIDELYISQPDSGDQALEISETMVRSGAMDIIVIDSVAALVPKQEIEGDMGDSHVGLQARLMSQALRKLTPVISKSNCVVIFINQLREKVGVMFGNPETTTGGRALKFYASVRMDIRRTETLKQGGEMVGNHVRVKIVKNKIAPPFKEAEFDIMFGKGISKEGDILDLATNINLVNKSGAWYAYNGNKIGQGRENAKNYLTEHPDVMEELEAKVRAHYHIDGSAAEDDGAEKKEEE; from the coding sequence ATGGCTAATGAAGAGAAGATAAAAGCGCTGGATGCAGCGATTGCAAAATTAGAGAAGGACTTCGGAAAAGGTACGGTGATGAAACTGGGCGATCCCAAGGCGCAGGTGGCTGTAGAAACGATTCCCACCGGATCTTTGAGCCTTGATCTGGCATTGGGAGTGGGAGGCGTTCCGAGGGGACGTGTCGTTGAAATTTACGGACCGGAATCAAGTGGAAAGACAACGGTTGCCCTCCATATGATCGCAGAAGTACAGAAAAGAGGAGGAATTGCCGGATTTATTGATGCGGAACATGCGCTGGATCCGGTTTATGCCAAAAATATAGGCGTAGATATTGACGAGCTGTATATCTCACAGCCGGACAGTGGAGATCAGGCGCTGGAGATTTCGGAGACAATGGTGCGTTCCGGAGCTATGGATATTATTGTAATTGACTCTGTTGCGGCTCTGGTGCCAAAACAGGAGATAGAAGGCGATATGGGAGACAGCCATGTAGGTCTTCAGGCAAGGCTGATGTCCCAGGCGCTTAGAAAGCTGACCCCGGTTATCAGCAAATCCAACTGCGTGGTGATCTTTATTAATCAGCTCAGGGAAAAAGTGGGAGTAATGTTCGGAAATCCGGAAACGACCACAGGCGGACGTGCTTTGAAATTCTATGCTTCTGTGAGAATGGATATTCGGAGAACGGAGACATTGAAGCAGGGCGGCGAGATGGTAGGAAATCATGTACGTGTCAAGATCGTGAAGAACAAGATCGCGCCTCCGTTTAAAGAGGCAGAGTTTGACATCATGTTTGGAAAAGGAATCTCAAAAGAAGGAGATATTCTGGATCTTGCAACCAACATTAACCTTGTAAATAAGAGCGGAGCCTGGTATGCATACAATGGAAATAAGATCGGCCAGGGAAGAGAGAATGCCAAGAACTATCTGACAGAGCATCCTGATGTTATGGAGGAGCTGGAAGCAAAGGTAAGAGCCCATTATCACATTGACGGCAGCGCGGCAGAGGATGACGGGGCAGAGAAGAAAGAGGAAGAATAA
- a CDS encoding ABC transporter ATP-binding protein, with product MLEVWELTKYYGKNLAVDRVSFQVPDGQIGILLGPNGAGKSTIIKSIAGLLRYTGQIRINGILSKELEAKRIFGYVPEIPAMFDALTVREHIEYMKMAYSSDITEEEVDALLERFELQDKQDKMGSELSKGMMQKVSICCALAVKPRVILFDEPMVGLDPQAIKELKEVILELKRQQVTVLISTHMLEMVEELWDIMYVMKKGKIIGSYRKEEVGNKDLDDLFFEMTGGE from the coding sequence ATGTTAGAGGTGTGGGAATTAACAAAATATTATGGGAAAAACCTGGCGGTAGATCGGGTAAGCTTTCAGGTGCCGGATGGACAGATCGGCATTTTGCTGGGACCAAACGGCGCCGGAAAGTCAACGATCATCAAAAGTATAGCAGGCCTTTTAAGATACACAGGACAGATCAGGATCAATGGCATTTTGTCCAAAGAACTTGAAGCAAAAAGAATTTTTGGATATGTTCCGGAAATTCCGGCTATGTTTGATGCACTGACGGTAAGAGAACATATTGAGTATATGAAAATGGCTTATTCTTCTGATATTACAGAAGAGGAGGTCGATGCACTGCTCGAAAGATTTGAACTTCAGGACAAGCAGGATAAGATGGGAAGTGAACTGTCCAAGGGGATGATGCAGAAAGTAAGCATCTGCTGCGCCCTGGCGGTTAAACCGAGGGTTATTCTTTTTGATGAGCCTATGGTGGGGCTGGATCCCCAGGCAATCAAAGAACTCAAGGAAGTAATTCTGGAGTTGAAAAGGCAGCAGGTGACTGTGCTGATCAGTACTCATATGCTGGAGATGGTAGAGGAACTCTGGGATATTATGTACGTAATGAAAAAAGGAAAGATCATCGGTTCTTACCGCAAGGAAGAAGTGGGCAATAAAGATCTGGATGATCTGTTCTTTGAGATGACAGGTGGTGAATAG
- a CDS encoding sodium:solute symporter family transporter has translation MAVKLIILILFFAVMIAVGIYARRHTSSVDGFVLGGRSVGPWLTAFAYGTSYFSAVVFVGYAGQFGWKYGLASTWIGIGNAVIGSLLAWVILGRRTRVMSQHLKSRTMPDFFGSRYESRSLKITASAIVFIFLVPYTASIYNGLSRLFEMAFHIPYAWCVVIMAVITAVYVILGGYMATAINDFIQGIIMLIGIVAVIGAVLSGQGGFMEAVGKMAEIPSDVPVTMGQPGAFTSFFGPDPLNLLGVVILTSLGTWGLPQMIHKFYAIRDEKSIHTGTVISTLFAVVISGGCYFLGGFGRLFDSAEIYDGSGEVVYDSIIPFMLSRLPDILVGIVVILVLSASMSTLSSLVLTSSSTLTLDFLKDTVFKKMSEKKQVAVMQVLIVFFIVLSVVIALDPPAFIAQLMGISWGALAGAFLAPFMYGLYWKGVTRAAVWASFIAGVGITVSNMFLHYIESSINAGAIAMLAGMLIVPVVSLATPKLSKDHLDGIFACYEERVTVKKKHSLKED, from the coding sequence ATGGCAGTAAAATTAATTATTTTGATCCTGTTTTTTGCGGTTATGATAGCAGTTGGGATTTATGCAAGAAGACATACCAGCAGTGTAGACGGATTTGTACTGGGCGGCCGCTCTGTCGGCCCGTGGCTTACCGCTTTTGCCTATGGGACCTCTTATTTCTCTGCTGTGGTATTTGTAGGATATGCCGGGCAGTTTGGCTGGAAGTACGGTCTGGCTTCAACATGGATCGGTATTGGGAATGCAGTGATCGGCAGCCTTTTAGCCTGGGTGATCCTGGGCAGGAGGACGCGGGTTATGAGCCAGCATCTGAAATCAAGGACCATGCCGGACTTCTTCGGAAGCAGATACGAGAGCAGGTCTTTGAAAATTACTGCTTCAGCGATTGTATTTATTTTTCTTGTGCCGTATACAGCGTCTATTTATAATGGGCTGTCCAGGCTTTTTGAGATGGCGTTCCATATTCCTTATGCATGGTGCGTTGTGATCATGGCAGTTATCACGGCTGTGTATGTGATACTGGGTGGATATATGGCTACAGCGATCAATGATTTTATTCAGGGGATCATTATGCTGATCGGTATTGTTGCCGTAATAGGAGCTGTACTGAGCGGGCAGGGCGGATTTATGGAAGCGGTCGGCAAGATGGCTGAAATTCCAAGCGACGTTCCTGTCACTATGGGGCAGCCGGGAGCGTTTACCTCATTTTTTGGTCCGGATCCTCTGAATCTTCTCGGGGTGGTGATCCTTACTTCCCTGGGGACCTGGGGACTCCCACAGATGATCCATAAATTTTATGCCATCCGGGATGAAAAATCTATCCATACCGGAACAGTGATCTCTACTTTATTTGCAGTTGTGATTTCAGGGGGATGTTACTTCCTTGGAGGATTTGGAAGACTGTTTGATTCGGCAGAGATTTATGACGGAAGCGGAGAGGTGGTTTATGACAGCATTATTCCTTTTATGCTATCCAGACTTCCGGATATATTGGTGGGAATCGTAGTAATACTGGTGCTTTCGGCGTCCATGTCCACGCTTTCCTCACTGGTCCTGACTTCAAGCTCTACCCTGACGCTGGATTTTCTGAAAGACACTGTGTTTAAAAAGATGAGTGAAAAAAAGCAGGTTGCGGTGATGCAGGTGCTGATCGTGTTCTTCATTGTACTGTCCGTTGTCATCGCTCTGGATCCGCCTGCCTTTATTGCACAGCTTATGGGAATTTCATGGGGAGCTCTGGCAGGTGCGTTTCTGGCGCCGTTCATGTACGGTCTGTACTGGAAGGGCGTGACAAGAGCGGCTGTATGGGCAAGTTTTATAGCAGGAGTGGGAATTACAGTGTCCAATATGTTTCTTCATTACATTGAGTCTTCTATCAATGCGGGGGCTATTGCCATGCTTGCCGGAATGCTCATCGTTCCAGTGGTGAGTCTGGCAACGCCTAAACTGTCAAAGGATCACCTGGATGGAATTTTTGCCTGCTATGAGGAGAGAGTTACCGTCAAAAAGAAGCATTCCCTGAAGGAGGATTAA
- a CDS encoding regulatory protein RecX: MTVTQIEAVAGGKTKYRVFLDGQPAFVLYKGELSRYHIREGAVLEETVLAQIEEVIRKRARLRAMHLLNAMERTESQLRSKLEEGGYPKEAVQDALDYVKSFGYVNDEDYARRFAENRKKSKSRREIQSLLLQKGLSREEVESALEEVYGQEDALDAIRRLAKKRHYDPATATSKEKQKLCAYLTRKGFRYEDIRQVIQVPDWNA; the protein is encoded by the coding sequence ATGACAGTGACACAGATTGAAGCTGTGGCAGGAGGAAAAACAAAATACAGAGTATTTTTGGACGGACAGCCCGCCTTTGTCTTGTACAAAGGCGAGCTGTCCCGTTATCATATCCGGGAGGGAGCTGTTCTGGAAGAGACTGTGCTGGCTCAGATTGAGGAAGTAATAAGAAAGCGGGCAAGGCTTCGCGCCATGCACCTTCTGAATGCCATGGAAAGGACAGAAAGCCAGCTTCGGTCCAAGCTGGAAGAGGGGGGCTATCCAAAGGAGGCGGTCCAGGACGCACTGGACTATGTGAAGTCGTTTGGGTATGTGAATGACGAAGATTATGCAAGACGTTTCGCCGAGAACCGTAAGAAAAGCAAAAGCAGGCGGGAAATCCAGAGTCTTCTTCTACAAAAAGGACTTTCAAGAGAAGAGGTGGAAAGTGCGCTGGAGGAAGTGTACGGGCAGGAAGATGCACTGGATGCTATCCGCCGTCTTGCCAAGAAAAGGCATTATGATCCGGCGACGGCAACTTCTAAAGAAAAACAGAAATTGTGCGCATATCTGACAAGGAAAGGCTTTCGCTATGAGGATATCCGTCAAGTGATACAAGTTCCCGATTGGAATGCTTGA
- a CDS encoding putative ABC exporter domain-containing protein, with translation MKALWYLTKRSFINRMKRALKKPVSYLYFVLIIAYAILIIFSFGSLAETGGIKDKRGIVYLMTVWIYFIFCSNFLSYAKMKGIIFRPSHAHLVFTAPISSKIVLLHGAILNYTVTFVADLLFSVAAFWVFDVPLTNAVLLFFFTFITETAFEAGLIVFLYSGEERFQRLIFAVRIGIFLILGAVAATAGWYLIKEGFSFASALHFLESPILQMIPVAGWNTAAVRLIVLGGNTWTIAGTILYILLCAVMIVAAYRIKCSGEYYEDAAKFADDYKKLKEKSKKGESSFSLGKKKYRAARATYRGTGAKAIFYRQLSEYKKERFFIFGGFTLTAVIGAIVCIVFIDPAAEFPPQLPPGTVLMGVIAYMTFVSTGFLGKWGKELELPYIYLIPAPAVKKLWYATLMDHIRSLIDVTIFVVPVGIAWKIPVYQMAMIIATYVVLQANRLYIKVLGESIFGNTLGETAKQFFRMGVQGGIIGIGVVLAVVAGILNFNLLFLIVPVYSMIITVLIAALSLPRFESMEQWE, from the coding sequence ATGAAGGCGTTGTGGTATCTGACAAAGAGAAGTTTTATTAACCGTATGAAACGGGCGCTGAAAAAGCCGGTATCCTATCTGTACTTTGTATTGATCATTGCGTATGCGATCCTTATTATTTTCAGTTTCGGGAGTCTGGCCGAAACCGGAGGCATCAAAGACAAAAGAGGAATTGTCTATCTGATGACCGTGTGGATCTATTTTATTTTTTGCTCTAACTTTCTTTCCTACGCTAAAATGAAAGGAATTATTTTCAGGCCAAGCCATGCGCATTTGGTATTTACAGCACCTATCAGTTCAAAAATTGTCCTGCTGCATGGCGCTATACTGAATTATACGGTAACATTTGTGGCAGATTTGCTGTTTTCAGTGGCAGCTTTCTGGGTATTTGATGTACCTCTGACCAATGCGGTCCTTCTGTTTTTCTTTACCTTTATTACAGAGACTGCATTTGAAGCAGGGCTGATCGTCTTTCTTTATTCCGGTGAAGAGAGATTTCAGAGACTGATTTTTGCAGTCCGTATTGGTATCTTTCTGATATTAGGGGCAGTGGCTGCAACTGCAGGCTGGTATCTGATAAAGGAAGGATTCAGTTTTGCCAGCGCGCTTCATTTTCTGGAGTCTCCCATACTGCAGATGATTCCTGTGGCCGGCTGGAATACGGCTGCTGTACGCCTCATTGTATTAGGAGGAAATACGTGGACTATAGCAGGAACAATCCTTTATATTCTGCTGTGCGCCGTTATGATTGTGGCGGCATACCGGATCAAATGCAGTGGAGAATACTATGAAGACGCGGCGAAATTCGCTGATGATTACAAGAAACTGAAAGAGAAAAGCAAAAAGGGAGAAAGTTCATTTTCTTTAGGGAAGAAGAAATACCGGGCAGCCAGAGCAACATACAGAGGGACAGGCGCAAAAGCAATTTTTTATCGGCAGCTGTCTGAGTACAAAAAGGAAAGATTCTTCATATTCGGTGGTTTTACACTGACTGCAGTGATCGGAGCGATAGTCTGCATTGTATTTATAGATCCTGCAGCAGAATTTCCGCCTCAGCTTCCCCCGGGAACTGTTTTGATGGGAGTGATCGCTTATATGACATTTGTCAGTACAGGATTTCTCGGAAAATGGGGAAAGGAACTGGAACTTCCGTATATTTATTTAATCCCGGCTCCGGCAGTCAAAAAACTCTGGTATGCTACGCTGATGGATCATATCAGATCACTGATCGATGTGACAATTTTTGTTGTTCCGGTAGGGATCGCCTGGAAGATTCCCGTCTATCAGATGGCGATGATCATTGCAACTTATGTGGTTTTGCAGGCAAATCGCCTGTATATCAAAGTTCTGGGAGAGAGTATCTTCGGAAATACGCTGGGGGAAACGGCAAAGCAGTTTTTCCGCATGGGTGTCCAGGGAGGTATTATCGGAATCGGAGTTGTTCTTGCTGTAGTGGCAGGAATTTTAAATTTCAATTTGCTCTTCCTAATTGTTCCGGTTTATAGTATGATAATAACAGTTCTGATCGCTGCTTTAAGTCTTCCCAGATTTGAGTCTATGGAACAGTGGGAGTAA
- a CDS encoding stage II sporulation protein M: MKTRDYGRIFFIFCMAGFLLGILYTNIMSGQYLSSGGMFSEYYMSQYLHTEIQAEEYFWYILPIRILPLMLLALAGKIKFRRWAATGVLAWTGFLLGILFTAAIMQLGIKGILVCLAALLPQGIFYAAGYGLVLWHLYLYPQIRWNLTKTIAVAAVILVGIILECYTNPIFMKIVLKTI, from the coding sequence GTGAAAACAAGGGATTATGGCAGAATTTTTTTCATTTTCTGTATGGCGGGGTTCCTTTTGGGAATTTTGTATACGAATATTATGTCTGGGCAATATCTTTCTTCGGGCGGAATGTTCAGTGAATATTATATGAGCCAGTATCTTCATACGGAAATTCAGGCTGAAGAGTATTTCTGGTATATCCTGCCGATAAGGATTCTGCCGCTTATGCTTCTTGCTTTGGCCGGGAAAATAAAATTTCGGCGGTGGGCAGCGACAGGAGTACTGGCCTGGACAGGCTTCCTGCTGGGTATTCTGTTTACGGCAGCTATCATGCAGCTTGGAATAAAGGGAATTCTTGTATGTCTGGCGGCGCTTCTTCCGCAGGGAATCTTTTATGCAGCGGGATATGGGCTTGTGCTGTGGCATCTGTATCTTTATCCGCAGATACGCTGGAATTTGACAAAAACGATAGCAGTAGCGGCAGTGATTTTAGTCGGAATTATATTGGAGTGTTACACAAATCCGATTTTTATGAAAATTGTGCTAAAAACAATTTGA
- the rny gene encoding ribonuclease Y: MPYGIFIAVAAVLVIAAAVISHFVTVSNLKKNADSKIGSAESKAREIIDDAVKTAEAKKKESLLEIKEESIRTKNELEKETKERRAELQRYEKRVLSKEESLDKKAEAIEKREAGFTAKEEQLKAREAKVEELSKQRVQELERISGLTSEQAKEYLLKTVEDDVKHDTAKMIKEMEAQAKEEAEKKAKDYVVTAIQRCAADHVAETTISVVQLPSDEMKGRIIGREGRNIRTLETLTGVELIIDDTPEAVVLSGFDPIRREVARIALEKLIVDGRIHPARIEEMVEKAQKEVEAVIREEGEAAALEVGVHGIHPELIRLLGRMKFRTSYGQNALKHSIEVAQLAGLLAGEIGLDVRLAKRAGLLHDIGKSIDHDVEGSHIQIGVELCRKYKESATVINAVEAHHGDVEPESLIACVVQAADTISAARPGARRETIETYTNRLKQLEDISNQFKGVEKSFAIQAGREIRIMVVPEQVSDADMVLLARDISKQIEYELEYPGQIKVNVIRESRVTDYAK, encoded by the coding sequence GTGCCGTATGGAATATTTATTGCTGTAGCTGCAGTGCTCGTTATAGCAGCAGCAGTCATCAGTCATTTCGTCACGGTTTCCAATCTGAAGAAGAATGCAGATTCTAAAATCGGAAGTGCGGAAAGCAAGGCCCGTGAGATCATTGATGACGCAGTGAAGACGGCAGAGGCCAAGAAAAAGGAATCCCTCTTAGAGATTAAAGAAGAATCTATCAGAACGAAGAATGAGCTCGAGAAAGAGACAAAGGAACGTCGGGCGGAATTACAGCGTTATGAGAAGAGAGTCTTATCCAAAGAGGAATCTCTGGACAAAAAGGCCGAAGCGATCGAGAAGCGCGAAGCAGGATTTACAGCAAAAGAAGAGCAGCTTAAAGCCAGAGAAGCAAAGGTGGAAGAGCTGAGCAAGCAAAGAGTACAGGAACTAGAAAGAATCTCAGGACTTACCTCCGAACAGGCAAAAGAGTATTTGTTAAAAACTGTTGAAGACGATGTGAAACATGATACTGCAAAAATGATAAAGGAAATGGAAGCGCAGGCGAAGGAAGAAGCAGAGAAAAAGGCAAAGGATTATGTCGTGACTGCTATCCAGAGATGTGCTGCAGATCATGTGGCTGAGACAACAATTTCTGTTGTACAGCTCCCAAGCGATGAAATGAAAGGAAGAATCATCGGACGTGAAGGAAGAAATATCCGGACGCTGGAAACCCTGACAGGTGTGGAACTTATTATTGATGATACACCGGAAGCGGTTGTATTGTCTGGATTTGATCCGATCCGAAGAGAGGTTGCAAGAATTGCCCTTGAAAAGCTGATCGTTGACGGACGTATTCATCCCGCAAGGATTGAGGAGATGGTGGAGAAAGCACAGAAAGAAGTGGAAGCTGTTATCCGGGAAGAAGGAGAGGCGGCTGCTCTTGAAGTAGGTGTTCACGGAATCCATCCGGAGCTTATCAGACTCCTTGGAAGAATGAAATTCCGTACCAGCTATGGTCAGAATGCGCTGAAACATTCTATTGAAGTTGCGCAGCTGGCAGGTCTTCTTGCAGGCGAGATTGGATTGGATGTGCGTCTTGCAAAGAGAGCTGGACTTTTACATGATATCGGTAAATCCATCGATCATGATGTAGAAGGATCCCATATCCAGATTGGTGTAGAACTTTGCAGAAAGTACAAAGAATCAGCAACTGTGATCAATGCGGTAGAAGCTCATCATGGCGATGTGGAGCCAGAATCCCTGATTGCGTGTGTGGTTCAGGCGGCAGACACTATTTCAGCTGCAAGACCTGGCGCAAGAAGAGAAACCATCGAAACATATACAAACAGATTAAAACAATTAGAAGATATCAGCAACCAGTTTAAGGGTGTTGAGAAATCTTTTGCTATTCAGGCCGGTAGAGAGATTCGTATTATGGTAGTTCCAGAACAAGTATCTGATGCAGATATGGTATTACTGGCAAGAGATATTTCCAAGCAGATTGAGTATGAATTGGAGTATCCAGGACAGATAAAGGTAAATGTGATCCGGGAATCAAGGGTTACAGATTATGCCAAATAG